The proteins below come from a single Rosa rugosa chromosome 2, drRosRugo1.1, whole genome shotgun sequence genomic window:
- the LOC133728708 gene encoding metal tolerance protein 9-like, whose translation MEKSPHSNSGGDYRREPLLESEDGVAPSRSWRLNINEFRMPEQNEGEGEKGCRPFSNIRRLCTPKKKYKVEQYYKQQGRLLEGYSEMETMAEEGWLPGSLTEDEMKQLVKSERMAVHISNVANLLLFVAKVYASIMSRSLAVIASTLDSLLDLLSGFILWFTAHAMRKPNRFHYPIGKKRMQPVGIIVFASVMATLGLQILLESARELVSKSPTEMKDAQEKWMIAIMVSVTVVKFLLMLYCRRFENEIVRAYAQDHFFDVITNSVGLAAAVLAHRYKWWIDPSGAIVIALYTINTWARTVLENVRSLIGRTAPPEFLAKLTYLIWNHHEEIKHIDTVRAYTFGNYYFVEVDVVLPEDMLLHKAHNIGETLQEKLEQLAEVERAFVHIDFEFSHRPEHKTSV comes from the exons ATGGAGAAGAGTCCGCACTCGAATTCCGGTGGAGACTACAGGAGGGAACCGCTTCTAGAGTCGGAGGACGGCGTCGCGCCAAGCAGGTCTTGGAGGCTTAACATCAATGAGTTTCGCATGCCGGAACAGAACGAGGGTGAAGGTGAAAAAGGGTGTCGACCCTTCAGTAATATCCGTCGTCTCTGCACACCCA AGAAAAAGTACAAAGTTGAGCAATATTACAAGCAACAAGGAAGGCTTCTTGAAGGGTACAGTGAGATGGAGACCATGGCTGAAGAGGGTTGGTTGCCAGGAAGTCTCACAGAG GATGAAATGAAGCAGCTAGTTAAGAGTGAGAGGATGGCAGTTCATATATCAAATGTAGCTAATTTGCTGCTCTTTGTTGCAAAAGTTTATGCTTCAATCATGAGCAGATCACTGGCAGTTATTGCCTCTACCTTGGATTCCCTCTTGGATCTCTTGTCTGGCTTTATTTTGTGGTTCACTGCCCATGCCATGAGAAAGCCAAACCGCTTTCATTATCCTATTGGAAAGAAACGTATGCAACCAGTG GGTATCATTGTCTTTGCATCTGTTATGGCAACTCTTGGACTGCAAATATTGCTTGAGTCTGCTCGGGAACTCGTCTCAAAG TCCCCAACAGAAATGAAAGATGCACAGGAGAAGTGGATGATTGCCATCATGGTCTCGGTGACAGTAGTGAAGTTTCTGCTCATGCTCTACTGTCGTAGATTTGAAAATGAAATTGTACGCGCCTATGCACAAGACCACTTCTTTGATGTCATTACTAATTCAGTTGGTCTAGCAGCAGCAGTCCTAGCCCACCGGTATAAATGGTGGATTGATCCTTCTGGTGCTATTGTG ATTGCACTTTACACCATCAATACATGGGCGAGGACAGTCTTGGAGAATGTGCGTTCGCTAATCGGAAGAACAGCTCCACCTGAGTTTTTGGCCAAGTTAACCTATCTGATATGGAACCACCATGAGGAGATCAAGCACATTGATACAGTGAGAGCATACACATTTGGTAACTATTACTTTGTGGAGGTCGACGTAGTCCTGCCAGAAGACATGCTTCTGCACAAAGCACATAACATTGGCGAGACACTCCAAGAGAAGCTCGAGCAACTTGCTGAAGTCGAACGGGCCTTTGTGCATATCGATTTTGAGTTTAGTCACCGGCCGGAACACAAAACTAGCGTATGA